tacgattgagaaacggcagtatacttgcatcggttgcgtgtgtcgaatttcaggttagcgctggtgcagttcgttggcttcctccgttcagcgggaaggtttgaactgaggacgagagtgagtttcgctggaagatggcgatcccgaagcggagcgcgatggcagcgtgtggtcaccggagaggtccgggaaaaatgtgcacgagatgctcgtgagacaatcgggagagaacacacaagaaattgtgcgtctttgcttttatgacagataagccgacacacctcctcgaggtggggtagccaataacatgggtgaaaagttggcgggaaagctttcccattgtttggcctcacgacttaatcaaatgatttatgactaccagatcagatctccaaaaggagtgtgttcttcacagtatcattaaacacatagaaaaatgcatttgtccgtttggtgacatgtctcaatgaatagctcgagtccagagctttgaaacgagatcaaactcgataggtcagaaaggcataggagagaattatatcattaaaatgcacactagcacaaatacactcatttaaacactaggaaacatgcataggccctaaaatatatgaaatatatatttcagcatagtggtggtatatatatatatatgcagttaaaagtgtatgtttgtgtgtttctgtatgtgtgtctgtgtgtgtgggtgctggaatgtggatctggcccatagtccacatgaggggcccctttgatgtcctaagagcaatgaaattgggcctgctgtgttacctcggagggccacaaaggtgtcaagtgggctcatctttagtagacagttcggagccgatttagtgattaagaaacaaagttcatcaggttaaaagcgttctgaaaactccaaagtttattgattatcctgatacgtgtgcatacgctacactCCACTCAAAGAGGAGCTAAAGAATCTTGAAAGCCAAGGAATCATAGCACCTGTGGAGCGCAGCACTGACTGGATAAGCAGTATGGTGTCAGTGATGAAACAAAATGGAAAGCCAAGGATCTGTATAGACCCCAAACCACTGAATAGAGCACTAAAAAGATGCAATTTTCCTCTTCCGACCATTGATGATGTACTGCCAGAACTCTCAAAATCCAAGGTATTCACTGTTTGTGATGTAAAGCATGGATTTTGGCATGTCAAGCTGGATGAAGCGTCCAGTTACCTTACCACGTTCGCAACCCCATTCGGACGCTATCGTTGGCTCAGGATGCCAATGGGTATAAGCCCAGCTCCGGAGTCTTACAAAGGAAACTCATGCAAGCACTAGAAGGCTTACCGGGTTTGTATATCATTGCGGATGATATACTGATCACAGGGGAGGGTGACACACAAGAGGAAGCAGACAAAGATCATGAGAACAACTTGAGATGTTTTCTAATGACGTGTAGACAAAGAGACATTAAGCTCAATGCAGACAAGTTTAAACTGAGGAGAGAGTCTGTACCCTACATTGGACACTTGCTGACAGCAGAAGGCCTCCGCATTGACCCAGAGAAAGTGCGGGCAGTGCGGGAGTTACCGAGGCCTACAGATGTTAAGGGGGTACAGAGACATGTAGGTATGCTGAACTACCTGTCAGTGTTTTGTGATCATCTTTCTGATGACTGTGAAGTTGAGACAACTTACACACAAGGAGAACATGTGGGAATGGACTGAGGTGCACGAGATAGCTTTTAAAAGATTGAAAGACAAAACAACAAATGCACCATTGCTCAAGTACTATGACCAAAATGAGGAGTTAACACTACAATGATGCGTCAGAGACAGGACTAGGAGCAGCCCTGACACAGAGGTAAACCTGTGGCATTTGCAAGCAGAGCGCTGACACCCACTGAAAGGGGTTATGCACAGATTGAAAAAGAATGTTTGGCCATAGTGTTGAAAAGTTCCATCAATATACTTATGGTGGAAAAGTGACTGTTCAAAGTGACCATAAGCCACTGGAGAATATTGTGAGAAAACCACTACTTAGTGCACCAAAGAGATTAAAGAATGTTACTCAGGCTGCAGAAATACGACATTAAGGTGATCTATGTGCCTGGGCGAGACATGCTACTAGCTGACACTAAGCAGAGCTTATTTACCTGACAGCAATCAGGGAGATGCAGAGACAGAACTAGAGACTGTTAACATGATTACCTACTTACCAATCTCTGCAGAAAGACTATCAGCTATTCGCAATGCAACAAGGGAAGACAAAGTTGCAGGAAGTGATTAAGTGGATTCTTACAGGATGGCCTCAGAACAAAAAAAGACATTGAGCAAAACATTCAACACTATTTTGCTTTTCAGGACGAGCTGAGCTTTCAGAATGGCATAGTGTTTAGGGGAGAAAGAGCAGTTATTCCTGACACAAGAGCTGACCTGACCAGCCACCAATAAAAACTAAACAGTTCACTTCAAACACCAGAAAGACACTTAATGATATtttattgatgttttattgttttgaaacAGGTCAAACAGCAAAAACAGGTATTTAGCTATTGTTGAAACAGCCTGAACTTGCTTTTGGATGAATGTGGCCTTCTTTGGGCAGGTCCAGGAGCATTTTGACCTGTGACAGACTGGTAATTCAACTGTGTTGGTAACTGAAGTACAGGTTGCACTGACTCAAAGCTTGAGACAAAGAGATTGCTGGGCTGCTCCAGGGCTTGGGAACCTGATCTGGATACAGATTGGGAACTTGATTGACCAGGCATTGAAAAGGTCTGGAATCCAGGCTGTGAGATGCTCTCATAACTTGACTGTACCTGGTACCTGGACTGCATTGGCATGGCTAGGGATGAGTAGCCAGATGGAGATAGAAACTGGTGGCTAGGCAGAACTTCAGGCTGGGAACCAGACTGCCCTGCCTTGGAAGACATCTGGTATCCAGGCTGAGAAACTTTCTCAGAAAGTGACTGTGCCTGGTACCTGGACTGCACTGGCATGGCTTGGGAACTGTAGCTGGGCTGACCTAGAGACTGGCGGCTAGGCAGTCTTTGAGGCTGAATGTTTCCAGGAGTTTCCAGCGTTCTTGAGGGTCCATAGCTGGATTGTATAGGTTTCACTAGGGGCTGATACACCTCTTGCCCTGGCCAGGCCAAAGGCTGGTAGCCAGTCTGCTGCATTTCCCTAGAAGGTTGACCACTGTGCCTCGATACAGAACCATAACTGGATGGTCCAGGCTTGGCAAGAGGCAAAAAGCTTGGTTGTACCTTCGGAGAAAGAGGCTGTTGGCTTAGAAGCAACGGAGGCTGGTAGCTAGGCTGTTCAGGCAGCTGAGCTGGTCGGAAAACAGACTGGAGCGTGGATTGCAGTGGTCTGGGAGGGACTAGGTTGCTGGGTTGCACCATGGACTCATAGGTAGGCTGCCCAGTCTTCACTGGGGCCTGGTAACTGGCCTGAACAACAGATTCTATACGTTGAGTCAAGGATGGAGTACTAGGTCTGGATGAAGGCCGATACCTAGTCTGTCCTGGTTGGGCTGCAAGCTGGTAACTGGGCTGTGATACAAACTCCTGGCATGAATAAATCTTAGACCCAATCTGATAAAGCTGTTCACCTTGGGACTTCACTGGCTTGACAACAGTTTGTCCACTCTCCTGGAGTGCAGACAGGTAGCTGGCTTGAGCTGGTTTTAGGACACTGGGCTGGGCCACAGACTGGTAGCTAGCTTGAGCTGGTTTTAGGACACTGGGCTGGGCCACAGACTGGTAGCTAGCTTGTGCTGGTTGCTGGCTGGAGGTCTGGGCTGCAGACTGGCCACTGGCTTGCACTAGTTGACTGCTGGGCTGAGACAGAGATGGGTCAGTGACCTGTGGGAGTTGCTGGCTGCTGGACTGAGCCACAGATTGGAAGGTGGACTGTGCTTCTTGCAGTCCAATGAGCTGAGCAACAGACTGAGAATTGGCTTGAGCTAGTTGTTGGCTGCTGGGCTGGACCACAGACAGATCAAAAGCCTGTGCTATTTGCTGGCTGCTTGGTTGAGCTATAGAGTCACTGATGGCTTGTACTGGTTGCTGGCCACTGGACTGAGAGACAGATTGGCTGGCTGTTACTTCTTGTTGCCTGGAGGTCTGGGCTGCAGACTGGCCACTGGCTTGCACTGGTTGAGCTTCATTGATGGCTTGTACTGGTTGCTGGCCACTTGCCTGAACCATGGATTGGTCACTGGACTCAGCTAGTTGCTGGCTGACTAACTGACTGCCATGTTGCGCCATTTGGTTGCTGGGTTGTAATATGGACTTATTTGTAATCTGCAAAGGCATGAAAAAGCCAAAGCTTGGATTCTGAACTGGCTTGAAACCTGAAAAAAGCTTGGAACCAATTTGCAAAGGTCTACCTCTCTGAGGCTTAAGCAGCTGTCTACGGTCTACTGCAGACTGGGAGCTGGCTTGGGCCAATTGTTGGCTACTGGACTGGGCCATGGTTTCAGAGATTGTTTGTGCTGGTTGTGGACCACCAGACTGGGAGATGGACTGCACTAGCTGTTGACTGATGGGCATTGCCACAGGCTCACTGGACTGGGCCACAGACTGGTTGCTGGCTTGTGTTGGTTGAAGCACACTGGGCTGGGCCACAGACTGGTAGCTTGCTTGGGCTGGTTGAAGCACACTGGGCTGGGCCACAGACTGGTAGCTGGCTTGTGCAGGTTGAAGCACACTGGGCTGGGCCACAGACTGGTAGCTTGCTTGTGCTGGTTGAAGCACACTGGGCTGGGCCACAGACTGGTAGCTTGCTTGTACAGGTTGAAGCACACTGGGCTGGGCCACAGACTGGTAATGGGCTTGTGCAGGTTGAAGCACACTGGGCTGGGCCACAGACTGGTAGCCTGCTTGTGCTGGTTGTTGAACACCAGACTGGGCCACAGACTGGTAGCTGGCTTGTGCTTGAAGCACACTGGGCTGGGCCACAGACTGGTAGCTGGCTTGTGCTTGAAGCACACTGGGCTGGGCCACAGACTGGTAGCTGGCTTGTGCTTGAAGCACACTGGGCTGGGCCACAGACTGGGAGCTTGCTTGTGCAGGTTGAAGCACACTGGGCTGGGCCACAGGCTGGTAGCTGGCTTGTGCAGGTTGAAGCACACTGGGCTGGGCCACAGACTGGTAGCTTGCTTGTGCTGGTTGTTGGACACTGGGCTGGGCCACAGACTggtagctggcttgtgctgGTTGAAGCACACTGGGCTGGGCCACAGACTGGGAGCCTGCTTGTGCAGGTTGAAGCACACTGGGCTGGGCCACAGACTGGTAACGGGCTTGTGCAGGTTGAAGCACACTGGGCTGGGCCACAGACTGGGAGCTTGCTTGTGCAGGTTGAAGCACACTGGGCTGGGCCACAGACTGGTAGCTTGCTTGTACAGGTTGAAGCACACTGGGCTGGGCCACAGACTggtagctggcttgtgctgGTTGAAGCACACTGGGCTGGGCCACAGACTGGGAGCTTGCTTGTGCTGGTTGTTGAACACCAGACTGGGCCACAGACTGGTAGCTTGCTTGGGCTGGTTGAAGCACACTGGGCTGGGCCACAGACTGGTAACTGGCTTGTGCAGGTTGAAGTACACTGGGCTGGGCCACAGACTGGTAACTGGCTTGTGCAGGTTGAAGTACACTGGGCTGGGCCACAGACTGGTAACGGGCTTGTGCAGGTTGAAGCACACTGGGCTGGGCCACAGACTGGTAGCCTGCTTGTGCTGGTTGTTGAACACCAGACTGGGCCACAGACTGGTAGCTTGCTTGGGCTGGTTGAAGCACACTGGGCTGGGCCACAGACTGGTAACTGGCTTGTGCAGGTTGAAGTACACTGGGCTGGGCCACAGACTGGTAACTGGCTTGTGCAGGTTGAAGTACACTGGGCTGGGCCACAGACTGGTAACGGGCTTGTGCAGGTTGAAGCACACTGGGCTGGGCCACAGACTGGTAGCTGGCTTGAGCTGGTCTTGGGACATTGGGCTGGGCCACAGACTGGGAGCTTGCTTGTGCAGGTTGAAGCACACTGGGCTGGGCCACAGACTGGTAGCTGGCTTGTGCAGGTTGAAGCACACTGGGCTGGGCCACAGACTGGGAGCTTGCTTGTGCAGGTTGAAGCACACTGGGCTGGGCCACAGACTGGTAACGGGCTTGTGCAGGTTGAAGCACACTGGGCTGGGCCACAGGCTGGTAGCTGGCTTGAGCTGGTCTTAGGACATTGGGCTGGGCCACAGACTGGTAGCTGGCTTGTGCAGGTTGAAGCACACTGGGCTGGGCCACAGGCTGGTA
The window above is part of the Chanodichthys erythropterus isolate Z2021 chromosome 3, ASM2448905v1, whole genome shotgun sequence genome. Proteins encoded here:
- the LOC137003516 gene encoding mediator of RNA polymerase II transcription subunit 15-like; translated protein: MAQHGSQLVSQQLAESSDQSMVQASGQQPVQAINEAQPVQASGQSAAQTSRQQEVTASQSVSQSSGQQPVQAISDSIAQPSSQQIAQAFDLSVVQPSSQQLAQANSQSVAQLIGLQEAQSTFQSVAQSSSQQLPQVTDPSLSQPSSQLVQASGQSAAQTSSQQPAQASYQSVAQPSVLKPAQASYQSVAQPSVLKPAQASYLSALQESGQTVVKPVKSQGEQLYQIGSKIYSCQEFVSQPSYQLAAQPGQTRYRPSSRPSTPSLTQRIESVVQASYQAPVKTGQPTYESMVQPSNLVPPRPLQSTLQSVFRPAQLPEQPSYQPPLLLSQQPLSPKVQPSFLPLAKPGPSSYGSVSRHSGQPSREMQQTGYQPLAWPGQEVYQPLVKPIQSSYGPSRTLETPGNIQPQRLPSRQSLGQPSYSSQAMPVQSRYQAQSLSEKVSQPGYQMSSKAGQSGSQPEVLPSHQFLSPSGYSSLAMPMQSRYQVQSSYESISQPGFQTFSMPGQSSSQSVSRSGSQALEQPSNLFVSSFESVQPVLQLPTQLNYQSVTGQNAPGPAQRRPHSSKSKFRLFQQ